In Rhodothermus marinus DSM 4252, a single genomic region encodes these proteins:
- a CDS encoding FtsB family cell division protein, with protein sequence MSVPRYTDMHATSRRRRRRRLLVGLGLLLLFIWLAFLDSHSLYRRIRWSYEAARLRAQNEALRAQIDSLQQQLEHGVSDEMVERIAREQYGMRRPGETIYRVEE encoded by the coding sequence GTGTCCGTACCCCGCTACACCGACATGCACGCCACGAGCAGGCGGCGTCGCCGGCGCCGCCTGCTCGTCGGGCTGGGGCTGTTGCTGCTTTTCATCTGGCTTGCCTTCCTCGACAGCCACAGCCTCTATCGGCGCATTCGGTGGAGCTACGAAGCGGCGCGCCTGCGCGCCCAGAACGAAGCGCTGCGCGCGCAAATCGACTCGCTTCAGCAACAACTGGAGCACGGCGTGTCCGACGAAATGGTCGAGCGCATCGCCCGTGAGCAGTACGGCATGCGCCGCCCGGGCGAAACGATCTACCGCGTCGAAGAATAG